The Solanum lycopersicum chromosome 9, SLM_r2.1 genome window below encodes:
- the LOC101263751 gene encoding putative kinase-like protein TMKL1 gives MSFVLRGSQQSVSFPKKKKPQETSSSTSFTHHIFHLHSMALLLLSFYIVFFIVLTTTSAASDVQLLLQNIKPSLQGNTDNLLLSSWNISVPLCQWRGLKWVFTNGTSLLCSDLSSPQWTSLSLYRNPSLHLVSLQLPSANLSGTLPRELGELSTLKSLYLGVNGLHGSIPLELGYSSSLSDIELSDNSLTGTLPTSIWNLCEKMVSFKIHGNSLSGSLPNPALPDATCKNLQFLDFGQNRFSGDFPVFITRFNGLKELDLGDNNFSGPVPETLAALKLEKLNLSHNNFSGVLPNFGESKFGVDVFEGNNPTLCGHPLGPCSGSSGMSPGAIAGIVIGLMAALVVVASLLIGYFQGKKKRHADEEEEFEEVEDEEAGCGEGKLILFQGGEHLTLEDVLNATGQVMEKTSYGTIYKAKLADGGTIALRLLREGSCKDGGTCLTVIRQLGRVRHENVIPLRAFYQGKRGEKLLIYDYLPNRNLHELLHESRVGKPVLNWARRHKIALGIARGLAHLHGLETPITHGNVRSKNVLVDEFFVARLTEFGLDKIMIPAVADEIISVAKAEGYKAPELQRMKKCNSRSDVYAFGILLLEILLGKKPGKNGRNGDNADLPALVKVAVLEETTMEVFDMELLKGIRNPMEEGLVQALRLAMGCCAPVATVRPSMDEVVRQLEENRPRNRSALYSPAETRSGSGTPF, from the exons ATGAGCTTTGTGCTGAGGGGTAGTCAACAAAGTGTCAGCTttcccaaaaagaaaaaacccCAAGAAACAAGTTCTTCCACTTCCTTCACTCATCACATTTTCCACTTACATTCAATGGcacttcttcttctctccttcTACATTGTCTTTTTCATAGTCTTAACTACTACTTCTGCTGCATCTGATGTTCAGCTTCTGTTACAAAACATTAAACCCTCACTTCAGGGTAACACTGATAATTTGTTGTTATCTTCATGGAATATTTCAGTTCCTCTTTGTCAATGGAGAGGTCTCAAATGGGTTTTCACCAATGGTACTTCTTTGCTCTGTAGTGACCTATCTTCACCTCAATGGACAAGTCTTTCTCTTTACAGGAATCCTTCTTTGCATCTTGTCTCTCTACAGTTACCATCAGCTAATCTCTCTGGAACACTCCCTAGGGAGCTTGGTGAGCTTTCTACACTAAAAAGTCTTTATCTTGGTGTGAATGGACTACATGGGTCCATCCCTCTTGAGCTTGGCTACAGCTCTTCTCTTTCTGATATTGAGTTGAGTGACAATAGTCTTACTGGGACACTTCCAACTTCAATATGGAATCTTTGTGAAAAGATggtttctttcaagattcatgGTAATTCTTTGTCTGGTTCTCTTCCTAACCCTGCATTGCCTGATGCTACTTGTAAGAATTTGCAGTTTCTTGATTTTGGGCAAAATAGGTTTTCTGGGGATTTTCCTGTGTTTATAACTAGGTTTAATGGTCTTAAAGAGCTTGATTTAGGGGATAACAATTTTTCTGGTCCTGTTCCTGAGACATTAGCTGCATTAAAGCTGGAAAAATTGAATCTCTCACATAATAATTTTAGTGGGGTGTTGCCAAATTTTGGGGAATCTAAGTTTGGTGTGGATGTTTTTGAGGGAAATAATCCTACTCTTTGTGGACATCCTTTGGGGCCTTGTAGTGGAAGCTCTGGAATGAGTCCTGGTGCAATTGCTGGTATTGTTATTGGTCTAATGGCTGCATTGGTGGTTGTGGCATCACTTTTGATTGGTTATTTTCAAGGGAAAAAGAAGAGACATGCTGATGAAGAAGAGGAATTTGAGGAAGTTGAAGATGAGGAAGCTGGTTGTGGTGAGGGGAAGCTCATCTTGTTTCAGGGAGGTGAGCATCTCACTCTCGAGGATGTGCTGAATGCAACGGGGCAAGTCATGGAGAAGACTAGTTATGGGACTATTTACAAGGCAAAATTAGCTGATGGTGGAACCATTGCTTTGAGGTTGTTGAGGGAAGGCAGTTGTAAGGATGGAGGAACATGTTTAACCGTGATTAGACAGTTGGGAAGAGTTCGACATGAGAATGTAATTCCATTGAGAGCCTTCTATCAAGGGAAGAGAGGAGAGAAACTTCTCATTTATGATTATCTCCCAAACAGGAATCTTCATGAACTCTTACATG AATCAAGAGTCGGGAAGCCAGTGTTGAATTGGGCTAGAAGACACAAAATAGCATTGGGCATAGCCAGAGGACTAGCACACCTTCATGGTTTGGAAACTCCCATTACTCATGGGAATGTTAGATCAAAGAATGTTcttgttgatgaattcttcgtTGCCAGGCTTACTGAATTCGGACTTGACAAAATAATGATCCCAGCTGTAGCTGATGAAATTATATCAGTTGCAAAAGCCGAAGGTTACAAGGCACCAGAGCTGCAAAGGATGAAGAAGTGCAATTCGAGAAGTGATGTTTACGCCTTTGGTATACTACTATTGGAGATTCTTCTAGGAAAGAAACCTGGTAAGAATGGTAGAAATGGGGACAATGCTGATTTGCCTGCACTAGTTAAAGTGGCAGTTCTGGAAGAAACGACAATGGAGGTATTCGACATGGAGCTTTTGAAGGGAATAAGGAATCCAATGGAAGAAGGTTTAGTGCAGGCGTTGAGACTTGCAATGGGATGTTGCGCTCCAGTTGCTACTGTAAGACCGTCGATGGATGAAGTAGTAAGGCAGTTAGAGGAGAATAGACCTAGAAACCGGTCTGCGTTGTACAGCCCTGCTGAAACTAGGAGTGGAAGTGGTACTCCCTTTTAA